GGGCGTGTTCTCTACGAGATCGAGGGTGTCGACGAGGCCACGGCGCGGGAGGCGTTTCGCCTGGCGGGGCACAAGCTCCCGATCCATACGACATTCCTGTCCAGAGAGGCATAGACGTCCATGAAGACAAAGGATGTGCGGGATCTTGGGGCCGAGGAACTTCACCAGAAGGAGCGGGAGCTGCGCGACGAGATCTTCCGTCTGAAGATGAAACGAGCCGCGTCCGCCCTCGAGAACAAGATGCTGATCCGCAACCGGCGCAGGGACCTGGCACGCGTGGTGACGTTCCTCCGCGCAAAGACGGAAGGGAAGGCGAACTGACATGACGGCGGAGGGTGTGATGGAAATCCGCGGCACGCGGAAAAAGAAGGTGGGGATGATCGTCAGCGACAAGATGGACAAGACCGTGGTCGTCCGCGTGGAGCGCCTGGTACCACACGACGTCTACAAGAAATACGTGAGACGCCGGGAAAACTTCAAGGCGCACGACGAGAAGAACGAGTTCCGGGTCGGGGATCGCGTGGAGATCGTCGAGACGCGGCCGACGAGCAAGGACAAACGGTGGCGCGTCGCCCGGCTGGTCGAGCGCCTCGGAGAGCAGTGAGCCGAAAAATTCCGGCGGAGATGATGAAATGATCCAGATGCAAACCATGCTCGACGCGGCCGACAACTCGGGTGCGAAGCGTCTATGCTGCATCAAGGTGCTCGGCGGCAGCCGGCGCCGGTACGCCGGCGTGGGCGACATCATCGTCGTCAGCGTCAAGGAGGCGATTCCGAACGGCAAGGTGAAGAAGGGGGACGTCCACAAGGCGGTCGTCGTCCGCACCGTCAAGGAGATCGGCCGGGCGGACGGGAGTTTCCTCCGCTTCGACCAGAATTCCGCCGTTCTCGTCAATCCGCAGGGCGAGCCGATCGGAACCCGCATCTTCGGACCCGTCGCCCGCGAACTGCGCGCCAGGAAGTACATGAAGATCATCTCACTGGCGCCGGAAGTCCTGTGAGCCGGGGGGGGGGAATGGAAGCCGCGAACAAGGTTCAGATCCGCAAGAACGACATCGTGAAGGTGATCGCCGGACGGGAGAAGGGGAAGGTCGGCAGGGTTCTCAAGATCGACCGCGAGAAGTGCCGGGTCTTCGTCGAGAAACTCAACCTGGTGAAGCGGCACACGAAGCCCGGAAAGACGAACCCCCAGGGAGGGATCGTGGAGAAAGAGGCGCCGCTTTCCTGGTCCAACGTTCTCGTCATGTGCGACAAATGCAACAAGCCGACCCGGATCGCGATGGCGCTCGACGGGACGGGGAAGCGCAACCGCGTCTGCAAACGATGCGGGGACGTCCTCGAAGCCAAAAAGAAATGAAAGGATACCTCCGCGGGAATGGCGGATGGGGGTGATCGGAAATGGCGAGAATGCAGGACCAGTACAAAGCGGAGATCGTTCCCAAGCTGAAGGAGAAGTTCGGGTACCGTAACGTGATGCAGGTGCCGAAACTTTCCAAGGTCGTCGTGAACATGGGCCTCGGGGACGCGATCGAGAACGTCAAGGTGATCGAGACCGCCGCCGGCGAGATCGGCATCATTTCCGGCCAGAAGCCCGTCGTCACCAAGGCGCGAAAGAGCATCGCGAACTTCAAGTTGAGGGAAGGGGTTCCCATCGGCGTCATGGTCACGCTGCGGCGGGACCGGATGTACAATTTTCTCGACAAGCTGATCGCGATCGCCCTGCCGCGCGTGCGGGACTTCAGGGGGGTTTCCCCGAAGGGGTTCGACGGACGCGGTAACTACACTCTCGGGATCAAGGAACAGATCATGTTTCCCGAGGTGAATTACGACAAGATCGAAAAAGTCCGCGGCATGAACATCACCATCGTGACCACGGCCCGGACCGACGAAGAAGGCCTTGAGCTCCTGCGGCTCATGGGAATGCCCTTCCGGGCATAAGGGAGAGGAGAGCAGACGTTGGCCAAGAAATCGATCATCGCCAAGGCGAAACGGACGCCGAAATTCGCTGTCCGTAAATACAACCGGTGCCCGCGCTGCGGCAGGCCGCGCGCTTTCTACCGGAAGTTCCAGCTGTGCCGGATCTGCCTGAGGCAGCTCGCCCTTCGCGGGGAGCTTCCCGGCGTGACCAAGGCGAGCTGGTAGGGGGAAGAGATGAACATGGCGAACAACGATCACGTGTCGGATCTGTTGGCGCGGCTGCGGAACGCCCAGCAGGCACGCTTCGAACAGTTGGAGATCCCCTCGACGAACATCCTCCACGGAATCACGCGGATTCTGAAGGAGGAGGGGTTCATCAAGGGATTCCGGATCGTCACCGAAAAAAACATGAGCCGCCTGCGGATCGTCTTGAAATCGACCCCGGAAACGGGATACGCCATCAAGGGGATCCGCCGGATGAGCCGGCCGGGGCGGCGCCTCTATGTCGGGAAAGACGAAATCCCGACGGTCAAGAACGGGTTCGGGGTCGCCATCGTCTCCACGTCGCGCGGCGTCATGACGGGGGAGAAGGCGAAGAAGCTTTTGATCGGCGGCGAGCTGCTCTGCGAAATCTGGTAGACGGCTTCCGGGTTCTTTCCCACGAGGAGCGAAACGATGTCGAGAATCGGTAAAAGACCTGTGGTCCTTCCCGCCGGAGTCAAGGTGGAAGCGGTAAACGGCGTGCTGACCGTCACCGGGAAGAAGGGGCGGCTTTCCCGACCGATCCCGGGAGAACTGGCGGTCGAAGTGAAGGGGGAAACGGCGACGGTCGTTCTACTCGACAAGGACGCCGGGAACCTCTACGGCATGTACCGGACGGTCCTGGCGAACATGGTGCTGGGAGTCACGGACGGCTTCCTGCGGACCCTCGAGATCGTCGGCGTGGGCTACAAGGCCGAGTCCAAGGGGGGCGCGCTTCACCTGGCGCTGGGGTACTCCCACCCGGTCGTTTTCGCCCTGCCGGCCGGCGTGACCGCGCAGGTCGAAGCGAACACCGTGATCAAGTTGAGCGGTTTCGACAAGGAACTGCTCGGGGAAACGGCCGCCCGGGTGCGGATGCTGCGGAAGCCGGACGTTTACAAGAACAAGGGAATCCGCTACCGCGGTGAACGGCTGATCAAGAAGGTAGGGAAGGCGGCGGGCAAGTAGTGGACAACGTGCAACTTCTTACGATGGGGATCCGAACGCCATGAGCCAGAAAAATGAGCGGGAAACCGCGCGACAGAACAGGAAAGGCCGGATCCGCAAGCGGATCTTCGGTACCGAGCAGCGCCCGCGGTTGTCCGTATTCCGCAGCGCGAAGCACATCTACGCCCAGTTGGTGATCGACTCCACCGGGTCCACCATCCTGGCGGCGTCCACCCTCTCCCCGGATCTCCGGGCGGAGATCGGCGACCTCGACAAGAGCGACGCCGCGAAAAAGGTGGGTCAGTGGATCGGGAAAAAGGCGTTGGAGAAAAACATCCAGCGGGTGGTGTTCGACCGGAACGGGTTCCTCTACCACGGCCGGATCAAGGCCCTGGCGGACGGCGCCCGCGAATCCGGGCTGGTATTCTGATCATGAGCGCAAACATTTGCGAGGGGACGGGGAGGAAGGCTTGAGAAGAGTCGATTCGGAAGGGATGGAGTTAAAGGACCGCGTCGTGCACATCAGCCGCGTCGCCAAGGTCGTGAAGGGCGGCCGCCGTTTCTCCTTCAGCGCGGTGGTCGTTGTCGGCGACGCCAACGGGCATGTCGGGACGGGTCTCGGGAAGGCGAACGAGGTTCCCGAAGCGATCCGCAAGGCGGTGCAGAACGCCAAGCGGTCGCTGATCCAGGTTCCGCTGGTGGACGGCACGATCCCGTACGAGGTGATCGGCAGGTTCGGAGCCGCCAAGGTCGTCATCCGGCCGGCCTCTCCCGGGACCGGGGTGATCGCGGGAAGCGGAGTCCGCGCGGTGATCGAGTCCAGCGGGATCACGAACATCCTGACGAAATCCCTGGGCAGCAACAATCCCCACAACCTCGTGAAGGCTACGATCGAGGGGCTTTCCCAGTTGCGGACCGCTGCTCAAATCCTGGCGATCCGTGGACCGAGAGAGGAAGAGGCGACGGCATGAGCGGAAAATTGCGCATCACCCTCGTACGGGGCTTGAGCGGGAGAACCGCGTACCACCGCAAGGTCGTTCGGGGACTCGGGATCACCCGGTTGAACCGGCCCGTCGTCCGGCTGGACACCCCGGAAATCCGCGGGATGGTGGAAAAGATCAAGTTCCTCGTCCGGATGGAAGAGGTGGGAGAGACGTCATGAAACTCACGGATCTGCGCCCCGCAAAAGGGGCGAAAAGCGTGCGCAGGCGAGTCGGCCGGGGCGAAGGCTCAGGGCTCGGGAAGACCTCCGGCAAGGGGAACAAGGGGCTCAAGGCGCGCAGCGGGGGCGGTACGAAGCCCGGATACGAAGGCGGGCAGATGCCTCTTCAGCGGCGGATTCCGAAGCGCGGTTTCGTCAACGTCTTCCGGGAGGAGATCGCCGTCGTCAACGTGAAGGAACTGAACCGGTTCGAGGCGGGCTCCTTCGTCGACGCCGAGGCGCTTCGGCGGGAGGGCCTGGTGAAAGGCGCCTGCCCGGGGGGCGTAAAGCTTCTCGCAAACGGCGAAGTCACCAGAAAACTGACCGTGAAGGTCGACCGCGCCAGCAAGGCGGCCGTCGCGAAGGTCGTCGCCGCCGGCGGGACCGTGGAGGTCTGAACCGGTGCTCGACGGCTTCCAGAACATCACTCGGGTCCCGGAGCTCAAGCGGCGAATCCTCATCACTGGGGCCCTGCTCATCGTCTACCGCATCGGGATTCACGTCCCCACACCGGGGATCGACAACCTTGCGCTCAAGGCGATCTTTGACAGCCAGGCCGGAACACTCTTCGGCCTGATCGACATGTTCTCCGGGGGAGCGCTCGCGCGTTTCTCCATCTTCACTCTGGGGATCATGCCGTATATCAGTTCCTCGATCATCCTTCAGCTCCTGACGGTCGTCATCCCGCAGCTCGAGAAGCTCTCCAAGGAAGGGGAGCTCGGCCGGCGGAAAATAACGCAGTACACCCGGTACGGCACGATCGTCCTCTCCGTCATCCAGGGGATGGGGATCGCCGTCGGGCTGGAAAGCGTTTCGGCGGGGGCGGGATCCGTCGTCTACCAGCCGGGTTGGGCGTTCCGGATCATGACGGTCCTCACCCTCACGTCGGGAACGGCGTTCCTGATGTGGCTGGGGGAGCAGATCACGGAGCGGGGGATCGGCAACGGGATCTCCCTCATCATTTTCGCCGGCATCGTGGCCCGGTTCCCGAGCGGCCTGGTCCGCACGGTCACCCTGGTGCGCACCGGGGAGATGAACATTTTCGCCGGCCTGTTCCTGCTGGCGCTCATGATCGCCGTCGTCGCCGTCATCGTCTATTTCGAGCGGGCGCACCGGCGGATCCCGGTGCAGTACGCCCGCAGGATCGTCGGACGGAAGGTCTACGGCGGACAGAGCACCCACCTGCCGCTGAAGGTGAACACGGCGGGCGTCATTCCGCCGATCTTCGCCTCCTCCATCCTGCTCTTCCCGGCGACGATCGCCAGCTTCATCAAGCACCCGATCACGCGGAAGATCTCCGATGCCCTGACGCCGGGTACGATCGGGTACGAACTGCTCTTCGTCGCCTTCATCATCTTCTTCTGCTACTTCTACACCGCGGTCACGTTCAATCCGGTCGACGTCGCGGACAACATGAAGAAGTACGGAGGTTTCATACCGGGCATCCGTCCAGGAAAGAAGACGGCGGAGTACATCGACAAGATCCTGACGAGGATCACGCTTGGGGGCGCGATCTACGTGTCCGTCATCTGTGTCCTGCCCAGTATCCTCATCGCCCGCTTCAACGTCCCCTTCTACTTCGGCGGGACAGGGCTCCTGATCGTCGTCGGGGTCGCGATGGACACGGTCCAGCAGGTCGAGTCGCACCTGATCACGCGGCATTACGAAGGGTTCCTCAAGAAAGGCCAGATGAAGGGGAGGAGGGGATAAACCGATGATGGGAATCATCCTTCTGGGGCCCCCCGGTGCGGGAAAGGGCACCCAGGCAAAGAAGTTGACCCGGACGTTCGCCATCCCTCAGATCTCGACGGGGGACATGCTGCGTGCGGCGGTCAAGAACGGAACGGAACTCGGCAGGAAGGCCAAGGCCTTCATGGACGCCGGCGGTCTGGTCCCCGACGAGGTGGTGATCGGCATCGTCAAGGAGCGCCTCGCGGAGCCCGATTGCGGGAAAGGCTTCATTCTCGACGGATTCCCGCGGACGATTCCGCAGGCGGAGGCCCTCGACCGGGTGACGAAGGAGCTGGGCAAGGAGATCCGCTTCGTCCTCTCCCTCGAAGTCGACCAGAACGCCCTGATGGAGCGGTTGTGCGGTCGTCGGACCTGCACCGGTTGCGGGGCGATGTACCACGTGAAGTTCAACCCGCCCAAGACCGGGGGGAAGTGCGACAAGTGCGGAACGGCCCTGATCCAGCGGGACGACGACAAGGAAGAGACGATCACGAACCGGCTGGCGAACTACAACAAGGCCACCGCTCCGCTGCTCGATTATTACAGGAACACGGGGAAAATCCGGTCCGTGATGGCTTCCGGCGAGATCGACGCCATCTACGACGCGATCGTGAAGATTCTCCGGTGAGGAGGCTGGTCTCCTAAGGGATGATCCTCGTAAAGTCGCCTCGGGAGATCGAGGTGATGCGGCTCGCGGGCGCCGTCGTAGGCAGGTTCTTTGAAGAAGTGAGGTCGTTGATCCTCCCCGGGACCAGTACGTGGGACCTTGAACTGTTCGCCGACCAGTTCATCGCCCGGAACGGCGTACGGACCGCCTTCAAGGGATACATGGGGTACCCGGCGCACCTGTGCGCCTCCATCAACGAGGAGGTGGTCCACGGGATCCCGTCGAAGGAACG
This portion of the Deltaproteobacteria bacterium CG2_30_66_27 genome encodes:
- a CDS encoding 50S ribosomal protein L14 codes for the protein MIQMQTMLDAADNSGAKRLCCIKVLGGSRRRYAGVGDIIVVSVKEAIPNGKVKKGDVHKAVVVRTVKEIGRADGSFLRFDQNSAVLVNPQGEPIGTRIFGPVARELRARKYMKIISLAPEVL
- a CDS encoding 50S ribosomal protein L6, producing the protein MSRIGKRPVVLPAGVKVEAVNGVLTVTGKKGRLSRPIPGELAVEVKGETATVVLLDKDAGNLYGMYRTVLANMVLGVTDGFLRTLEIVGVGYKAESKGGALHLALGYSHPVVFALPAGVTAQVEANTVIKLSGFDKELLGETAARVRMLRKPDVYKNKGIRYRGERLIKKVGKAAGK
- a CDS encoding 30S ribosomal protein S8; amino-acid sequence: MANNDHVSDLLARLRNAQQARFEQLEIPSTNILHGITRILKEEGFIKGFRIVTEKNMSRLRIVLKSTPETGYAIKGIRRMSRPGRRLYVGKDEIPTVKNGFGVAIVSTSRGVMTGEKAKKLLIGGELLCEIW
- a CDS encoding 50S ribosomal protein L29 — encoded protein: MKTKDVRDLGAEELHQKERELRDEIFRLKMKRAASALENKMLIRNRRRDLARVVTFLRAKTEGKAN
- a CDS encoding preprotein translocase subunit SecY, with product MLDGFQNITRVPELKRRILITGALLIVYRIGIHVPTPGIDNLALKAIFDSQAGTLFGLIDMFSGGALARFSIFTLGIMPYISSSIILQLLTVVIPQLEKLSKEGELGRRKITQYTRYGTIVLSVIQGMGIAVGLESVSAGAGSVVYQPGWAFRIMTVLTLTSGTAFLMWLGEQITERGIGNGISLIIFAGIVARFPSGLVRTVTLVRTGEMNIFAGLFLLALMIAVVAVIVYFERAHRRIPVQYARRIVGRKVYGGQSTHLPLKVNTAGVIPPIFASSILLFPATIASFIKHPITRKISDALTPGTIGYELLFVAFIIFFCYFYTAVTFNPVDVADNMKKYGGFIPGIRPGKKTAEYIDKILTRITLGGAIYVSVICVLPSILIARFNVPFYFGGTGLLIVVGVAMDTVQQVESHLITRHYEGFLKKGQMKGRRG
- a CDS encoding 50S ribosomal protein L15 encodes the protein MKLTDLRPAKGAKSVRRRVGRGEGSGLGKTSGKGNKGLKARSGGGTKPGYEGGQMPLQRRIPKRGFVNVFREEIAVVNVKELNRFEAGSFVDAEALRREGLVKGACPGGVKLLANGEVTRKLTVKVDRASKAAVAKVVAAGGTVEV
- a CDS encoding 30S ribosomal protein S14, giving the protein MAKKSIIAKAKRTPKFAVRKYNRCPRCGRPRAFYRKFQLCRICLRQLALRGELPGVTKASW
- a CDS encoding 50S ribosomal protein L30; this encodes MSGKLRITLVRGLSGRTAYHRKVVRGLGITRLNRPVVRLDTPEIRGMVEKIKFLVRMEEVGETS
- a CDS encoding 50S ribosomal protein L5; the protein is MARMQDQYKAEIVPKLKEKFGYRNVMQVPKLSKVVVNMGLGDAIENVKVIETAAGEIGIISGQKPVVTKARKSIANFKLREGVPIGVMVTLRRDRMYNFLDKLIAIALPRVRDFRGVSPKGFDGRGNYTLGIKEQIMFPEVNYDKIEKVRGMNITIVTTARTDEEGLELLRLMGMPFRA
- a CDS encoding adenylate kinase encodes the protein MGIILLGPPGAGKGTQAKKLTRTFAIPQISTGDMLRAAVKNGTELGRKAKAFMDAGGLVPDEVVIGIVKERLAEPDCGKGFILDGFPRTIPQAEALDRVTKELGKEIRFVLSLEVDQNALMERLCGRRTCTGCGAMYHVKFNPPKTGGKCDKCGTALIQRDDDKEETITNRLANYNKATAPLLDYYRNTGKIRSVMASGEIDAIYDAIVKILR
- a CDS encoding 30S ribosomal protein S17; translation: MTAEGVMEIRGTRKKKVGMIVSDKMDKTVVVRVERLVPHDVYKKYVRRRENFKAHDEKNEFRVGDRVEIVETRPTSKDKRWRVARLVERLGEQ
- a CDS encoding 30S ribosomal protein S5 — protein: MRRVDSEGMELKDRVVHISRVAKVVKGGRRFSFSAVVVVGDANGHVGTGLGKANEVPEAIRKAVQNAKRSLIQVPLVDGTIPYEVIGRFGAAKVVIRPASPGTGVIAGSGVRAVIESSGITNILTKSLGSNNPHNLVKATIEGLSQLRTAAQILAIRGPREEEATA
- a CDS encoding 50S ribosomal protein L24 gives rise to the protein MEAANKVQIRKNDIVKVIAGREKGKVGRVLKIDREKCRVFVEKLNLVKRHTKPGKTNPQGGIVEKEAPLSWSNVLVMCDKCNKPTRIAMALDGTGKRNRVCKRCGDVLEAKKK
- a CDS encoding 50S ribosomal protein L18; this translates as MSQKNERETARQNRKGRIRKRIFGTEQRPRLSVFRSAKHIYAQLVIDSTGSTILAASTLSPDLRAEIGDLDKSDAAKKVGQWIGKKALEKNIQRVVFDRNGFLYHGRIKALADGARESGLVF